From the genome of Leptolyngbya iicbica LK, one region includes:
- a CDS encoding Y-family DNA polymerase, translated as MFALVDCNSFFASCEKVFRPDLANQPVAVLSNNDGCVVARSPEAKPLVPMQATLFSIRHLVQRGKLHVFSSNPVLYKDMSRRVIETLQHFSPEVEQYSIDEAFLGLHGFAHRDLTDYGQQIRATVQQWTGIPVSVGIASTKTLAKLAAHVAKRHLGCKGVLNFNALEEVDQVLAAIAVSEVWGIGRHLTAKLQAQGILTVLQLKQADAKRLKKQFGILVMRTVMELRGIACFPMEPVAAPKTMRIVSRSFGHVVTELSEIKEAVATYAARCAEKLRDDGLLAHQFAVAIRTSYYRPDNQYAAVRSVSLEPPTNDTATLIHAAMGLTTAAFKPGYDYLKAKVIATELTPADAVQGELFAAPTNTEKRDRLMTTIDALNRQLHPDAVKFGAMGLNPTWGLRSNYFSQRYTTHWDEIPTVQVWPLSQHCGCN; from the coding sequence ATGTTTGCGCTGGTCGATTGCAATTCATTTTTTGCCTCCTGCGAAAAGGTCTTTCGTCCCGACTTGGCCAACCAGCCAGTTGCCGTACTGTCGAACAATGATGGATGTGTAGTGGCGCGATCGCCGGAAGCAAAACCGTTGGTGCCCATGCAGGCGACCCTGTTCTCGATTCGACATTTGGTCCAACGCGGCAAACTCCACGTTTTCTCTTCGAATCCGGTGCTGTACAAAGACATGTCGCGGCGTGTGATTGAGACGCTGCAACATTTCAGCCCCGAAGTGGAACAGTATTCCATTGACGAAGCCTTTTTGGGGCTGCATGGCTTTGCTCACCGAGACTTGACGGACTACGGTCAACAAATTAGAGCCACGGTGCAACAGTGGACGGGGATTCCCGTATCGGTGGGCATCGCGTCGACCAAAACCCTGGCAAAGCTCGCCGCCCACGTGGCGAAACGGCATCTCGGCTGCAAGGGCGTGCTGAACTTCAACGCGTTGGAGGAGGTGGATCAAGTCTTGGCGGCGATCGCGGTCAGCGAAGTTTGGGGCATTGGCCGCCATCTCACGGCCAAACTCCAGGCCCAGGGCATTCTCACCGTGCTGCAACTCAAACAGGCAGACGCAAAGCGCCTCAAAAAACAGTTTGGCATTCTCGTCATGCGAACCGTGATGGAGTTGCGAGGAATCGCGTGTTTTCCGATGGAGCCAGTGGCCGCGCCGAAAACGATGCGGATCGTGTCTCGCTCTTTTGGCCATGTCGTGACTGAACTCTCTGAGATCAAGGAAGCCGTGGCGACCTATGCCGCTCGCTGTGCCGAAAAGCTGCGGGATGATGGTCTGCTGGCCCATCAATTTGCAGTGGCCATTCGCACCAGTTATTACCGACCAGACAATCAATACGCTGCCGTTCGGTCCGTCTCCCTAGAGCCACCGACCAATGACACCGCAACGCTCATTCATGCCGCCATGGGCCTGACCACAGCGGCCTTTAAGCCAGGGTATGACTATCTCAAAGCGAAGGTCATCGCGACTGAACTCACCCCAGCGGACGCTGTGCAGGGTGAGTTGTTTGCCGCGCCGACCAATACCGAGAAGCGCGATCGCCTCATGACCACTATTGATGCCCTCAACCGCCAACTCCATCCCGATGCCGTCAAGTTTGGGGCAATGGGGCTGAACCCGACTTGGGGACTGCGATCGAACTATTTTTCTCAACGCTACACTACGCACTGGGATGAGATTCCGACCGTCCAGGTGTGGCCACTGTCGCAGCATTGCGGATGCAATTAA
- the radA gene encoding DNA repair protein RadA, producing MAKSRSIYVCNSCGAESSQYFGKCTVCGNWNTMVEQVTQAAEPAKIGAVRGRSRSTSPAKAAKKEPRLARTLNQIEDRPQQRQPSGYDELDRVLGGGIVPGSLVLVGGDPGIGKSTLLLQVANYLAQQMGVLYVCAEESGQQVKLRSQRLGIGSVEGNADAVPQPSATDAEPTAANRGLYLLPEVDLETILMELESLKPTVAVIDSIQALYYGALTSAPGSVSQVRECTSGLMQVAKRDDIALFIVGHVTKEGAIAGPKVLEHLVDTVLYFEGDRFASHRLLRSVKNRFGATHELGIFEMVDRGLQEVRNPSELFLGNRDEAVPGIATIVACEGTRPLVVELQSLVSPTSYSSPRRSTTGIEFNRLLQILAVLEKRVGIPLSKLDAYVASSGGLNVGEPAADLGIALAVAASFRDRIIDPYTVILGEVGLGGQVRPVSQLELRLKEATKLGFKRAIVPKGQGGVDTPLEVLPVARVMDAIAIGLGSTA from the coding sequence ATGGCTAAGTCGCGCTCAATTTATGTGTGCAACAGTTGCGGGGCCGAGTCGTCGCAGTATTTTGGCAAATGCACCGTCTGCGGCAACTGGAACACCATGGTCGAGCAGGTGACCCAGGCAGCAGAACCCGCCAAGATCGGCGCCGTGCGGGGGCGATCGCGTTCCACCAGTCCGGCCAAAGCGGCCAAGAAGGAGCCCCGCCTGGCCCGCACCCTCAACCAGATTGAAGACCGCCCCCAGCAACGCCAACCCTCCGGCTACGACGAACTCGATCGCGTCCTCGGCGGCGGCATTGTGCCCGGTTCCCTGGTGCTGGTGGGGGGTGATCCGGGGATTGGTAAATCCACCTTATTGCTGCAAGTCGCGAATTATTTGGCCCAACAGATGGGCGTGCTGTATGTCTGCGCGGAGGAATCGGGACAACAGGTCAAGCTGCGATCGCAGCGCCTGGGCATTGGCAGTGTGGAGGGGAATGCCGACGCTGTCCCCCAGCCATCCGCCACGGACGCTGAGCCGACGGCAGCTAATCGGGGACTCTATCTACTGCCGGAAGTGGATCTGGAAACGATTTTGATGGAGTTGGAATCCCTGAAGCCAACGGTAGCGGTGATCGACAGTATCCAAGCGCTGTATTACGGTGCGCTCACTTCAGCGCCGGGGTCAGTGTCACAGGTGCGGGAATGTACGTCTGGCTTGATGCAGGTCGCCAAGCGCGATGACATTGCCCTCTTCATTGTCGGCCATGTGACAAAAGAGGGGGCGATCGCGGGGCCAAAAGTGCTGGAACATTTGGTCGATACAGTGCTGTATTTTGAGGGCGATCGCTTTGCCAGTCATCGCCTGCTGCGATCGGTCAAAAATCGGTTTGGGGCCACCCACGAGCTGGGCATTTTCGAAATGGTGGATCGGGGGCTGCAAGAAGTCCGCAATCCGTCGGAATTATTTTTGGGCAACCGCGATGAAGCCGTGCCGGGCATTGCCACCATCGTGGCCTGTGAAGGCACGCGGCCTCTGGTGGTGGAGTTGCAGTCTCTCGTCAGTCCCACCAGCTACAGTTCGCCGCGCCGATCTACCACGGGCATTGAGTTCAACCGCCTGCTGCAAATTCTGGCGGTGTTGGAAAAGCGGGTTGGCATTCCCCTTTCCAAACTCGATGCTTACGTCGCCTCATCCGGGGGATTGAATGTGGGCGAACCCGCTGCCGATTTGGGCATCGCGTTGGCCGTCGCCGCCAGCTTTCGCGATCGCATCATCGATCCTTACACCGTCATTTTGGGCGAAGTGGGGCTGGGCGGACAGGTGCGGCCCGTTTCGCAATTAGAACTGCGGCTGAAAGAAGCCACCAAACTCGGGTTCAAGCGGGCGATCGTCCCCAAAGGGCAGGGCGGTGTAGACACGCCGCTGGAAGTGCTCCCCGTGGCCCGGGTGATGGATGCGATCGCGATCGGGCTGGGCAGCACCGCTTAA
- a CDS encoding response regulator, giving the protein MNAPIDQRNPLILIADDDRALRKLLAMALTQAGYHSVQVSSGEQVRQDFLRLQPDLVLLDAVMPDGNGFECCQQLRTEFQTEIPILMVTVLDDQDSIDRAFAAGATDYITKPIHWAVLRQRVKRLLLSYQAAQQAQDIQQQLHLAHSWESLQQAMVQGLHQHLAIHSLLANHTELYQDCFQAQQIIVLNVDHTIRWQWPNAASEPPSALHHELGKLLASLAQSASIVPHAPAQLPASGPQSAAVTAALQDLATYLNLTAVIVWPLVWEGAVLGWLLLGSHAETIGSANTLARGRQFASLLAIALGITQ; this is encoded by the coding sequence GTGAATGCCCCTATTGACCAGCGCAACCCACTCATTTTGATCGCAGATGACGATCGCGCCCTGAGAAAACTATTGGCGATGGCGCTCACCCAAGCTGGGTATCACAGTGTCCAGGTGAGCAGCGGCGAACAAGTGCGACAAGATTTTTTGCGTCTGCAACCCGATCTGGTCTTACTAGATGCGGTGATGCCCGATGGCAATGGGTTTGAATGCTGCCAGCAACTACGCACCGAGTTTCAGACCGAGATTCCCATCCTGATGGTGACGGTGCTGGACGATCAAGACTCGATTGATCGGGCATTTGCGGCGGGAGCCACTGACTACATTACCAAGCCCATTCATTGGGCAGTGTTGCGACAGCGAGTCAAGCGGCTCTTGCTCAGTTATCAAGCTGCCCAACAAGCGCAAGACATTCAGCAACAGCTCCACTTAGCCCACAGTTGGGAAAGTCTACAGCAGGCAATGGTGCAAGGGTTGCATCAACACCTCGCGATCCACTCGTTATTGGCAAATCACACAGAGCTCTATCAAGACTGCTTTCAGGCGCAACAGATCATTGTCTTGAACGTTGATCACACCATCCGGTGGCAATGGCCTAACGCGGCTAGTGAACCACCATCGGCGTTGCATCACGAGCTGGGGAAACTCCTGGCGTCGCTGGCGCAGTCAGCATCAATCGTCCCCCATGCGCCGGCACAGCTCCCGGCCTCTGGCCCCCAATCTGCGGCAGTAACCGCCGCCTTGCAAGACTTGGCAACATACCTCAACTTGACGGCAGTCATCGTGTGGCCACTCGTTTGGGAAGGGGCTGTTTTAGGCTGGCTGCTGCTGGGTAGTCATGCCGAAACCATCGGATCTGCAAACACCCTGGCTCGTGGCCGCCAATTCGCCAGCCTGCTAGCGATCGCTTTAGGAATAACTCAATAA
- a CDS encoding NACHT domain-containing protein has product MGRRSLKASSQGQQKARQAFERTQWTQEQLAYEVGLNTRQSVWKFLTGRPVERYIFVDLCFRLNLDWQEIADLPTPVSSLSKGTERQAKSPSHDPFTSPTAISTASETDDLAQQWREHVQPTIANQCGVLQSSLDLGRPLSLESLYTPIRIVPHLRHQQWLDLDELQPATHLQRLQLAQAHPDAVDAMTVIEQTSRILLLGKPGSGKTTFLQHVANQCIAGHYRPDCVPLFLQLRHTLLTPHLTATEAGRSPLLGTLTTLATTAGLTTAQLQTLLQQGRLLLLLDGLDEVPTAQLSELLQDIQNLAQTYPDNPCLITGRLSNQLPYLPGFSDAEVDDFNRLQVQTFVERWFQANLPDRALAQRKTQDFLDALDSEAHQPLKELVATPILLSLLCSVFLGRSDFPKQRAKLYQAGLDILLERWDLARGIQRDDRYRQLRVADKLQLLGKIAATTFEQGQYFFEKTTLLALITDYCQSVSEQPAAIDLETQYRESEAILEAIQIQHGLIVERAKDIYSFSHLTFQEYLTARKILYQATPADLAATVADFAAHTLDPNWQEVLRLSANMMTVADPLLARMHQEITGLIAQSPDCQAVLTAIADKAAAIESDYQPAAIRAFYLTLFSDRDLRLATALDPAIAQALAPDVALDLALARSFELALSVRQTPAVDAMLNLIFALQLDQKFALTPAFQAAFTDLRSQLPDWENDCESCYAWWRDKGDHWLTQFHTLLMQHRHIGHLRLLPATQRALLQQYYQLHLFWLDCWGESHTTPEFAATYLPTLLQPSPLAPSPQL; this is encoded by the coding sequence ATGGGTCGGCGATCGCTAAAAGCTTCTTCACAGGGCCAACAAAAAGCCCGACAAGCGTTTGAGCGCACACAATGGACGCAAGAACAGCTAGCCTACGAAGTCGGGTTGAATACGCGGCAGTCGGTCTGGAAGTTTTTGACCGGACGTCCGGTAGAGCGCTACATCTTCGTTGATCTTTGCTTTCGGCTCAATTTAGATTGGCAAGAAATCGCTGATTTACCCACCCCTGTCAGCTCTTTGTCAAAGGGTACTGAGCGGCAGGCTAAGTCGCCCAGCCATGATCCGTTTACCTCGCCAACGGCGATCTCCACCGCCAGCGAAACCGACGATTTGGCCCAGCAATGGCGTGAACACGTGCAGCCGACCATTGCAAACCAATGCGGGGTTTTGCAATCGTCATTAGATCTGGGTCGCCCCCTCTCACTGGAATCGTTGTACACGCCGATTCGCATCGTGCCGCATCTGCGACATCAGCAATGGCTGGATTTAGATGAACTGCAACCCGCGACTCATTTACAACGGTTGCAATTGGCCCAAGCCCATCCTGACGCGGTGGATGCCATGACGGTCATTGAGCAAACCAGTCGCATCTTGCTCTTGGGCAAACCGGGCTCAGGTAAAACCACCTTTTTGCAACATGTGGCTAATCAATGCATCGCGGGACACTACCGACCCGATTGTGTGCCGTTGTTTCTGCAATTGCGGCACACCCTACTAACGCCGCACCTCACCGCAACCGAAGCGGGGCGATCGCCACTCCTCGGCACCCTCACCACCCTCGCGACCACAGCCGGACTCACCACCGCGCAACTACAAACGCTTCTACAGCAAGGGCGGTTGTTGTTGCTGCTGGACGGTTTAGACGAAGTGCCCACCGCGCAACTGAGTGAGCTGCTGCAAGACATTCAAAATTTGGCCCAAACCTATCCCGATAATCCCTGTTTAATTACCGGTCGCCTATCCAATCAACTCCCCTATTTACCAGGCTTTTCGGATGCCGAGGTCGATGATTTTAACCGGCTTCAAGTCCAGACGTTTGTCGAGCGCTGGTTTCAGGCTAATTTGCCAGACCGAGCACTGGCCCAACGTAAAACCCAAGATTTTTTAGATGCGTTGGATAGTGAAGCGCACCAACCTTTAAAGGAACTAGTAGCCACACCAATTTTGCTGAGCTTACTTTGCTCCGTCTTTTTAGGTCGATCAGACTTTCCCAAACAACGCGCCAAACTCTATCAAGCGGGGTTAGATATTCTCTTAGAACGGTGGGACCTGGCGCGGGGCATCCAACGTGATGATCGTTATCGGCAATTGCGAGTGGCTGACAAACTGCAACTGCTGGGGAAAATCGCCGCAACCACCTTTGAGCAGGGACAGTACTTTTTTGAGAAAACCACCCTCTTAGCCCTCATCACTGACTATTGCCAAAGTGTGAGCGAGCAGCCCGCCGCCATCGACTTAGAAACTCAGTATCGGGAAAGTGAGGCCATTCTCGAGGCGATCCAAATCCAGCATGGTCTGATTGTGGAACGGGCGAAAGATATCTATTCGTTCTCACACCTCACCTTCCAAGAGTATTTGACCGCTCGCAAAATCTTGTATCAAGCCACACCCGCCGACTTAGCCGCGACCGTTGCCGACTTTGCCGCCCATACCTTAGACCCCAACTGGCAAGAAGTGCTCCGCCTGAGCGCCAACATGATGACCGTAGCGGATCCTTTGTTAGCTCGTATGCATCAGGAAATTACCGGCCTGATCGCCCAGTCCCCAGACTGTCAGGCGGTGTTAACGGCGATCGCAGACAAGGCCGCAGCTATCGAAAGTGATTATCAACCCGCCGCCATTCGGGCATTTTATTTAACCCTCTTTAGCGATCGCGACCTGCGGTTAGCCACGGCTCTAGATCCCGCCATTGCCCAAGCACTGGCCCCAGATGTCGCCCTTGACTTAGCGCTCGCCCGCAGCTTCGAGTTAGCGCTATCGGTACGGCAAACGCCCGCCGTCGACGCCATGTTAAATCTCATATTTGCGCTGCAACTCGACCAAAAATTTGCGCTGACACCCGCTTTCCAAGCAGCCTTTACAGACTTAAGATCACAGCTACCCGACTGGGAGAATGACTGTGAGTCTTGCTATGCTTGGTGGCGCGATAAGGGTGATCATTGGCTCACCCAATTCCACACGTTACTCATGCAACACCGACACATCGGTCACCTGCGACTCTTGCCTGCGACTCAGCGCGCCTTGCTCCAGCAGTATTACCAACTGCATCTCTTTTGGCTCGATTGCTGGGGCGAAAGTCATACCACACCCGAGTTTGCCGCCACCTACTTACCAACCCTCTTGCAACCCTCGCCACTGGCCCCCTCACCGCAGTTATGA
- a CDS encoding response regulator, whose amino-acid sequence MTSPLPRSPSAMSSLKILLAEDHPVNQKVALLLLKKCGYQADVAANGYAVLEAMAQTPYQVVLMDVQMPEMDGIQATQEIYQQYAPDQRPYIIALTASVTQGDREECLAAGMQAFLTKPIDEASLRVALTTAEAHLNQLASPTPTLPTTALPNDEKLLEPQVLAGLRQLAGEAAPTVLAELLEDFLADTLSNIASIHTAIAERDAAALHQLGHRLRSSSANLGAVALSQLGQQLEDQGKAGTYPDAAQVETQMQRTYTDTETALRAWVQSL is encoded by the coding sequence ATGACTTCCCCTCTCCCCCGTTCCCCATCGGCGATGTCCTCCTTAAAAATTCTGCTGGCAGAAGATCATCCGGTCAATCAGAAAGTGGCTCTGCTCTTGCTCAAAAAATGTGGCTACCAGGCAGACGTCGCCGCCAATGGCTACGCCGTTCTCGAGGCCATGGCTCAGACTCCTTATCAAGTGGTCTTGATGGATGTGCAAATGCCAGAAATGGATGGCATTCAAGCAACTCAGGAGATTTATCAGCAATATGCACCCGACCAGCGGCCTTATATCATTGCCCTCACTGCCTCGGTGACCCAGGGCGATCGCGAAGAGTGCCTGGCCGCTGGCATGCAGGCTTTTTTAACTAAACCGATTGATGAGGCATCGCTGCGGGTAGCCTTGACCACCGCTGAGGCGCACCTCAATCAGCTGGCATCCCCAACACCCACCCTCCCAACAACAGCACTCCCCAACGACGAGAAACTGCTGGAGCCGCAGGTCCTCGCCGGTCTGCGCCAACTAGCTGGAGAGGCCGCCCCCACGGTGCTGGCTGAATTGCTAGAAGATTTCCTGGCCGACACATTGAGCAACATTGCCAGCATCCACACCGCGATCGCTGAACGTGACGCCGCAGCGTTGCATCAATTAGGGCATCGCTTGCGATCGAGCAGTGCGAATTTAGGCGCTGTGGCCTTATCCCAGCTGGGGCAACAGCTCGAAGACCAAGGGAAAGCCGGTACCTACCCAGATGCGGCACAAGTCGAAACCCAGATGCAACGCACCTACACCGACACCGAAACGGCCTTACGGGCATGGGTACAGTCCCTTTAG
- a CDS encoding phosphate/phosphite/phosphonate ABC transporter substrate-binding protein, translated as MQSFCNWHGFSALIGGVSLVLGLTACSEPTDKITVLEPTNQTSAELVTASESPTETVKFGVLAIDSAVSVNERYTPLLDYLTAATGQTFELVPLTQASQFQAVEAKTLDFTTNNPLASVQIQRLYNTQFLVTHSRPQTGPKFSALIIVHRDSDIQTLEDLRGKHVACVNFQTAAAGCVFQIQHLLENGIDPFSEFGKFEENKSQDNIVFSVLNGSLDAGFIRSGQLEKMLTRGLLDSVDEVRVLEPRDDDFLYEHTTALYPEWPIAALPDTDPALIADVKAALMAMPPGHPALAAAKLDGFVEPEDYSAIETLIENLQLKSWDAPTTD; from the coding sequence ATGCAAAGTTTCTGTAATTGGCATGGCTTCTCAGCCCTGATTGGGGGAGTCAGCCTGGTGCTTGGGCTCACCGCCTGTAGCGAACCAACTGATAAAATCACCGTCTTAGAACCGACCAATCAAACTTCAGCAGAGCTGGTAACGGCGTCGGAATCACCGACCGAGACTGTCAAATTTGGGGTCTTAGCAATTGACAGCGCGGTCTCTGTCAACGAACGATACACTCCGTTGTTAGATTACCTAACGGCAGCTACTGGGCAAACATTTGAGCTAGTGCCCCTGACGCAAGCCAGCCAATTTCAAGCAGTGGAAGCTAAAACGCTGGATTTTACAACCAATAATCCTCTGGCATCTGTACAAATTCAACGACTATATAACACCCAGTTTTTAGTCACTCACTCGCGCCCTCAAACGGGACCAAAATTCAGCGCTTTGATTATTGTTCACCGAGATAGTGACATCCAAACATTAGAGGATTTAAGGGGCAAGCATGTCGCTTGCGTAAACTTTCAAACAGCCGCAGCTGGATGTGTCTTTCAAATTCAACACTTGCTAGAAAATGGCATTGATCCATTTAGCGAGTTTGGCAAATTCGAGGAAAACAAATCTCAGGACAATATTGTTTTCTCGGTTTTAAATGGCTCTCTCGATGCGGGCTTTATCCGCAGTGGTCAGTTAGAAAAGATGCTCACTCGCGGTTTGCTAGACAGTGTCGATGAGGTGCGAGTGCTTGAACCCAGGGATGATGATTTTTTATACGAACACACAACTGCTTTGTACCCAGAATGGCCGATCGCCGCTTTGCCTGATACAGATCCAGCGCTCATTGCCGACGTTAAGGCAGCGTTGATGGCCATGCCGCCAGGGCACCCGGCATTAGCAGCGGCGAAGCTCGATGGCTTTGTTGAGCCAGAAGACTATAGCGCGATCGAAACCTTAATTGAAAACCTACAACTCAAAAGCTGGGATGCCCCTACCACAGACTAA
- a CDS encoding response regulator, whose product MKATVNKVLNQLHCWPLRRQSLTFQYLAVASVFLLAIQLVFGLIQIEWRYVRQLHLLEQKVEKNARFISGVVPEAILTLDFLSVETLIRQASEDEDILYILVLDNEAQPLTRSLPRDHPALLRAQPAELPPLPPLDLVEQARTQNHVREIRAPIMSDGRQLGEVWLGYSTQNLRQELYRASLIILLASVAVSLLMASLTLILFNRQVNRPLHAVIEWAQALAAGNLEQRVLTQRQDEIGQLNAALNTMAQQLQTTLAGLQQRITERQAAEQQLQQTAKELVQARDEALAATQAKGEFLANMSHEIRTPMNGVIGMTSLLLETPLTQQQQDYAETIRSSGESLLTIINDILDFSKIESGKLELENQSFHLRTCLEEVLELLATKAAVKSVMLTYAMDADVPPVINGDVTRLRQILVNLVGNAIKFTPAGDVVVKVTTTVIADTEPPPQCEGTPCQSPACQTHQIQFAVQDNGIGIPVARQERLFKSFSQIDASTSRQYGGTGLGLAICKQLCHLMGGDIWVDSDEGQGSTFSFTILANACPVPDAETAPLPEEVLNSKRLLILEEHEQTRAILADQCQQWGMVVQTTTAIATARSWLERSVPFDAVILTTTLAATNITEFVNWIRQQSAYQALPLILLSTVIPEEFAAANQITNAIVLKKPIRQSYLHDALMRVFVSPTAPASPPLAVPNKLLNPHFSQQHPLRILLAEDNTVNQKLALGLLQRMGYRAEAVGNGLEVIDALYRQPYDLILMDVQMPEMDGLTATREICRIWPRQRPWIVAVTANAMQGDRTACLAAGVDAYISKPIHLAELVTILEQCPKYDAPATPRATPPSSAAVDIPVSQAAAMALPLIDRATLDSYGFDAGTLAMLIESFVTETPDLLAQIAAAIATANAPQLSFAAHTLKSASVALGVARLSALCQHLEGLGKAGTAAAASDQLEILQDLYIQSVQALEALVA is encoded by the coding sequence ATGAAGGCTACTGTCAATAAGGTTCTCAATCAATTACATTGTTGGCCGCTGCGTCGTCAGAGCTTGACCTTTCAGTATCTAGCCGTGGCGAGTGTCTTCCTGCTAGCCATTCAGCTTGTCTTTGGCCTGATTCAGATTGAATGGCGATATGTGCGCCAGCTGCACTTGCTAGAGCAAAAGGTTGAGAAAAATGCCCGTTTTATTAGTGGCGTCGTGCCAGAAGCCATTCTGACGCTTGATTTCTTATCTGTAGAAACGTTGATCAGGCAGGCAAGTGAGGATGAAGATATCCTGTACATTCTGGTCTTAGATAACGAAGCACAACCGCTAACGCGATCGCTCCCACGCGATCATCCAGCCTTACTGCGTGCCCAGCCCGCCGAGCTGCCGCCACTGCCCCCCCTCGACTTAGTCGAACAGGCACGCACTCAAAATCATGTGCGCGAAATTCGCGCGCCCATTATGTCTGATGGTCGACAATTAGGCGAAGTTTGGCTCGGCTACTCTACCCAAAACCTACGGCAAGAGCTTTATCGGGCCAGTTTGATCATTTTGCTGGCATCGGTTGCGGTGAGCTTGCTGATGGCCAGCCTGACACTGATCCTGTTTAACCGCCAGGTCAATCGCCCCTTGCACGCCGTTATTGAATGGGCTCAAGCGCTCGCCGCAGGCAACTTAGAGCAGCGAGTACTCACCCAGCGCCAGGATGAAATTGGGCAGCTCAATGCCGCTCTCAACACCATGGCCCAACAATTGCAAACCACCTTAGCAGGACTACAACAGCGGATCACTGAGCGACAGGCCGCCGAGCAGCAACTGCAGCAAACCGCTAAGGAACTGGTGCAAGCGAGAGACGAGGCATTAGCAGCGACCCAAGCCAAGGGAGAGTTTCTGGCAAATATGAGTCATGAAATTCGTACCCCGATGAATGGGGTGATTGGCATGACCAGTCTGCTTCTAGAAACGCCTTTGACCCAGCAGCAACAAGACTATGCAGAAACGATTCGCAGTAGCGGCGAAAGCTTACTGACCATCATCAATGACATCTTAGATTTCTCCAAAATTGAGTCCGGCAAACTGGAGTTAGAAAACCAATCTTTTCATCTCCGGACTTGTCTGGAAGAGGTCTTGGAGTTGTTAGCGACTAAGGCCGCCGTCAAATCAGTCATGCTGACCTATGCCATGGATGCCGATGTGCCGCCGGTCATCAATGGTGATGTCACTCGTTTACGCCAGATTTTGGTCAACTTGGTCGGCAATGCGATCAAATTCACCCCAGCGGGAGATGTCGTCGTCAAGGTCACCACAACGGTGATTGCCGACACTGAGCCCCCACCTCAGTGTGAGGGGACCCCCTGTCAATCGCCAGCCTGTCAAACTCATCAAATTCAGTTTGCTGTGCAAGACAACGGTATTGGCATCCCGGTTGCTCGCCAAGAGCGACTGTTTAAGTCGTTTAGCCAGATCGACGCCTCTACCTCCCGGCAGTATGGTGGGACCGGCTTAGGATTAGCGATTTGCAAGCAACTGTGTCACCTCATGGGGGGTGATATTTGGGTCGATAGTGATGAAGGACAAGGCTCAACGTTTTCCTTCACGATTTTGGCAAACGCCTGCCCTGTGCCGGATGCGGAGACTGCTCCCCTGCCAGAGGAGGTCTTGAACAGCAAGCGCCTGCTCATTTTGGAAGAGCACGAACAGACTCGCGCAATCTTGGCTGATCAGTGCCAGCAGTGGGGTATGGTCGTTCAGACGACCACAGCGATCGCTACGGCGCGCTCTTGGCTAGAGCGTTCGGTACCGTTTGATGCGGTCATACTCACCACCACGCTTGCCGCCACCAATATCACCGAGTTCGTGAACTGGATTCGACAGCAATCAGCCTACCAAGCCCTCCCCTTAATCCTGCTATCAACCGTCATTCCAGAAGAATTTGCCGCCGCCAACCAGATTACCAACGCCATCGTATTAAAGAAGCCAATTCGCCAGTCTTACTTACACGATGCACTCATGCGCGTATTTGTGTCGCCGACAGCCCCCGCCTCGCCCCCGCTAGCCGTTCCCAACAAACTCCTGAATCCCCATTTCTCACAGCAGCACCCACTCAGAATTCTGTTGGCCGAAGATAATACCGTTAACCAAAAGCTCGCACTCGGTTTGTTGCAGCGCATGGGCTATCGCGCCGAAGCGGTGGGGAATGGTTTGGAGGTGATTGACGCGCTGTATCGTCAGCCCTATGACTTGATTTTGATGGATGTGCAAATGCCGGAAATGGATGGACTCACGGCTACCCGAGAAATTTGTCGGATCTGGCCCCGCCAACGCCCCTGGATCGTGGCCGTTACTGCTAACGCGATGCAGGGCGATCGCACCGCCTGTTTAGCCGCTGGCGTCGATGCTTACATCAGTAAACCGATTCACCTGGCTGAGTTGGTCACGATTCTTGAACAATGCCCTAAATATGACGCCCCCGCGACGCCCAGAGCCACACCGCCATCGTCTGCTGCTGTTGATATTCCAGTTTCTCAAGCTGCGGCAATGGCCTTGCCACTCATTGATCGAGCGACACTAGACAGCTACGGTTTTGATGCGGGAACGCTAGCGATGCTAATTGAGAGTTTTGTGACTGAGACGCCTGACCTCTTAGCGCAAATTGCGGCGGCGATCGCGACGGCAAATGCCCCACAACTCAGCTTTGCCGCGCATACCCTCAAGTCTGCAAGTGTGGCGCTAGGCGTCGCTCGGTTATCCGCCTTGTGTCAGCATCTGGAAGGGTTAGGCAAAGCAGGTACCGCTGCAGCAGCGAGCGACCAACTCGAGATCCTTCAGGATTTATATATTCAGTCGGTGCAGGCATTGGAAGCACTCGTTGCATAA